From Hermetia illucens chromosome 6, iHerIll2.2.curated.20191125, whole genome shotgun sequence, one genomic window encodes:
- the LOC119659074 gene encoding zinc finger MYM-type protein 3: MDEDKEPQAPPTEKDNAPPLTDKFAVEVHPANEEDPSISFSHSNLEASSAPPLQLLNNESEFSGEITEMPEQILEESELKEEDHNELPLSVNIEDQLKEFDGSDDEGVASKEGHEPIENLVDALCDSESSKHGNETLGSAEVHSDGEEDSNQISSTDKDAFEEVDMSLVEKEKTTTSEENDVLSDDRTQAMVSGSKGDHTDDEGDESRTDSRMEVDGDDHEEHVDEDHEMSHDHFEHQDEEGTRDNDHVEGEAGDDDHHDEHEVAEEEDAQGERITPNNDDDDDEHDENKTSSSPTEKNNGEVEVQNDDEHENSNCVDVAKSNTPTDDLPSQADGVEITGDIEPMEVDKSTVQNIDVLKDTSGNSKEIEKANESVGTSESAEHIANTRLRSERNKNPKNTPDSDAGNPSHEDNSSKMKTRVSRRLSPETVSENSKDKSETAKPRTRTKTMDGSVERPNPGHTPTRSKAAVEEVEEVENHEHNENLELKELQIKELTEDFPEEKCTRCRKVRQCQYKYMMSGEIRFLCSLKCTSGFRSMCKDVFHLIARKVPISLVFDVQQVCYMCKTRKSCRYRLKRPDDETQFIYLCAPKCYNSFVGMNVEKYFKRRKTYLVQEVSSEVAEIEKKCIRCGTTKKCLYSFRDDENITHFICEDACFELLEREEENRLKLKRRSVRVRDLGAPPETPTHAVVPPAPAPPPPVEPRNITRSEEEAEQARFDREASLVRRCGACYMIISSTRVLLEWETFPFCNDMCLEKYQNIIGSNCTNCNSLVSSTSMGKYCVRFGFEVRQFCSSHCLDTYKKKNLKECAHCQKDISHDKDGFLAPVGDKSQFKDFCSKACVKKYEDLLNPRKKQNTGNCAVCNLDKQVRVDLLLDDKDFEFCSNPCFSAFKFVNNISPDQCALCLKYFERKSSNAFTLYEDNNPKMFCSRICLTVFISLNRKIVSCQWCKVKKYNYDMILRNNAGLITTLCSTTCLRKYLGPGSINASSSALVVRLQKICDQCHSNCNPTFSLAMSDSTSRNFCTQQCVIDFQAIHKRPLNDSMKNSGPKSKQAPYPVGLPKKLQPKSDKSIVRPVQLGQHSPPHSPICSNLPSTPAPPPLAVLTPAPTPVQPSPEPAEPPLPPPQAPSPDYGLPSLKRRGRPKKTMDLSFDHDSMVPSPPTLRPVKKRHFGTNTMETGGIRSQIITVPPPQPQMVNKQTMCQPSAEALAMQARRPTCTVELQTEDSLEKKYFVPVPVPIYVPQPMHMYSQPFPVPVPIPLPIPVPIFIPTTRNTAAGIMKEIKKIQDKMPADPFEAELLMMAEMVADEKRNESDSEPEDAVEDTSVVEYAPEGDDIFQMDLNISTGYEEQPNVDIETTMPANAIQQVTPTLEGVNDYMSQQQQMMMMDPQRRLMPGNVNTPRKRAASPTGPRGRLSSTPPQKRHRAQQQQQQPQQQQQLVTPPSEPIRATEPAERPDANMCLKYTFGVNAWRQWVMNKNADIEKSTIRRKPFKTELLQLTADELNYSLCLFVKEVRKPSGSEYAPDTIYYLVLGIQQYLYENGRIDNIFTDPYYERFTDCLDEVARKFSILYNDSQYIVTRVEEEHLWECKQLGAHSPHVLLSTLMFFNTKHFNLTTVDEHMQLSFSHIMKHWKRNPASKQNQSTRNVLLRFYPPQTTPDNPRKKKVYEQQENESNPLRCPVKLYEFYLSKCPESVKTRSDVFYLQPERSCVPDSPVWYSTQPLSRESLNKMLHRVKMVKEINVALLSSQ; the protein is encoded by the exons ATGGATGAAGATAAAGAACCACAAGCTCCACCTACCGAAAAAGATAATGCACCACCTTTAACAGACAAGTTTGCAGTGGAAGTGCATCCAGCAAATGAAGAAGATCCCAGTATTTCCTTCTCACATTCTAATTTGGAAGCAAGCTCAGCCCCGCCACTACAACTTCTCAATAATGAAAGTGAATTCAGCGGTGAAATCACTGAAATGCCTGAGCAAATCCTCGAGGAATCTGAACTGAAAGAGGAAGACCATAATGAGCTCCCACTGAGTGTTAACATCGAGGATCAATTGAAAGAATTTGATGGTTCTGATGACGAAGGAGTGGCGAGTAAAGAAGGCCATGAGCCTATTGAAAATCTTGTTGATGCGTTATGTGATAGCGAATCATCAAAACATGGGAACGAAACATTGGGTAGTGCAGAAGTTCATTCCGATGGTGAAGAGGATTCAAATCAGATTTCTAGCACTGATAAGGACGCGTTTGAGGAAGTTGATATGTCGTTGGTCGAGAAGGAAAAGACAACAACTTCTGAAGAGAATGACGTTCTTTCTGATGATAGAACACAAGCAATGGTTAGTGGATCGAAAGGAGATCACACTGATGATGAAGGCGATGAGTCAAGAACAGATTCCCGAATGGAAGTAGATGGCGACGACCATGAAGAACATGTGGACGAGGATCATGAAATGAGCCATGATCATTTTGAACATCAAGATGAGGAAGGCACTAGAGATAACGATCATGTTGAAGGAGAAGCTGGAGATGATGACCACCACGACGAGCACGAAGTGGCCGAAGAAGAAGATGCACAGGGCGAGAGAATCACCCCAAATAacgacgacgatgatgatgaacatgatgaaaacaaaacaagCTCCTCTCCcactgaaaaaaataatggcgAGGTAGAGGTGCAAAACGATGATGAACATGAGAACTCCAATTGTGTGGACGTTGCAAAATCCAATACGCCAACGGATGATTTGCCTAGTCAAGCCGATGGAGTAGAAATCACGGGGGATATTGAACCAATGGAAGTGGACAAATCGACTGTGCAAAATATCGACGTCTTGAAAGATACCAGTGGCAATTCAAAAGAGATCGAAAAAGCCAATGAAAGTGTGGGAACCAGTGAATCGGCAGAACATATCGCAAATACAAGATTGCGAAGCGAACGCAacaaaaatcccaaaaatacACCTGACTCAGATGCAGGGAATCCCAGTCATGAGGATAATTCttcgaaaatgaaaacaagAGTGTCTCGAAGATTGTCACCGGAAACTGTTAGCGAGAATAGCAAGGATAAAAGCG aAACAGCAAAGCCCCGAACAAGAACTAAGACAATGGACG GATCTGTGGAGCGGCCAAATCCTGGACACACTCCAACTCGCTCTAAAGCAGCAGTTGAAGAAGTTGAGGAAGTAGAAAATCACGAGCACAATGAAAACCTTGAATTGAAGGAACTTCAAATTAAAGAACTTACCGAAGATTTTCCCGAAGAAAAATGCACACGTTGCCGTAAGGTTCGTCAATGTCAGTACAAATACATGATGAGTGGGGAAATCAGATTCCTGTGTAGCCTCAAATGCACGAGTGGTTTCCGTTCGATGTGCAAAGATGTATTTCATTTGATCGCGCGAAAAGTTCCAATCAGTTTGGTATTTGATGTTCAGCAAGTCTGTTATATGTGCAAAACACGTAAAAGTTGTCGATACCGTTTGAAACGTCCTGACGACGAAAcccaattcatttatttatgtgCGCCAAAATGTTATAATTCGTTTGTTGGAATGAATGTTGAGAAGTACTTCAAGAGGCGGAAAACTTATTTAGTGCAAGAGGTATCGAGCGAAGTGGCCGAAATAGAAAAGAAATGCATTCGCTGTGGTACTACGAAAAAATGCTTATACAGTTTTCGCGACGACGAGAATATAACACATTTTATTTGCGAGGATGCCTGTTTTGAGTTGCTGGAACGAGAGGAGGAGAATCGATTGAA GTTAAAACGACGATCAGTTCGTGTGCGTGATTTGGGGGCACCACCTGAAACTCCCACCCATGCTGTAGTCCCACCGGCTCCAGCTCCTCCTCCACCGGTAGAGCCGCGAAACATAACTCGTTCTGAGGAGGAGGCTGAGCAAGCCCGTTTCGATCGAGAAGCCTCTTTAGTGCGTCGCTGTGGGGCATGTTATATGATCATATCATCAACTCGAGTCCTTCTCGAGTGGGAAACATTCCCATTCTGCAATGATATGTGTttagaaaaatatcaaaatatcatCGGATCAAATTGTACAAATTGCAATAGTTTAGTCTCATCCACTAGCATGGGAAAGTATTGTGTTCGGTTTGGTTTCGAGGTTCGCCAGTTTTGCAGTTCTCATTGTTTAGATACGtacaagaagaagaatttgaaaGAATGTGCGCATTGTCAGAAGGATATCTCACACGACAAAGATGGGTTCCTGGCACCCGTCGGAGATAAATCACAGTTCAAGGATTTCTGCTCGAAAGCGTGTGTGAAGAAATATGAAGATCTGTTGAATCCAAGGAAAAAGCAAAATACAGGAAATTGTGCTGTATGCAATTTGGATAAACAAGTCCGTGTAGATTTGTTACTGGATGATAAAGACTTCGAATTTTGTTCAAACCCGTGTTTTTCTGCTTTCAAGTTCGTGAATAACATTTCTCCAGATCAGTGCGCATTGTgcttgaaatattttgaaagaaaaagctcAAATGCGTTCACACTATACGAAGATAATAACCCGAAGATGTTCTGCAGTCGAATATGCTTGACCGTGTTCATATCACTAAACCGGAAGATCGTGTCTTGCCAGTGGTGCAAAGTGAAAAAGTATAATTATGATATGATATTAAGAAACAATGCTGGCCTGATAACCACTCTTTGTTCGACAACATGTCTGCGAAAATACTTGGGACCGGGGTCCATAAACGCTAGTAGCAGTGCGCTAGTAGTACGACTACAGAAAATCTGCGATCAGTGTCACTCGAATTGCAACCCAACTTTCAGTTTGGCTATGTCTGATTCTACGTCTAGGAATTTTTGTACACAGCAATGTGTCATCGACTTCCAGGCGATTCACAAACGTCCTTTAAATGATTCGATGAAAAATTCTGGACCGAAAAGTAAACAGGCACCTTATCCTGTGGGCCTACCTAAGAAGTTGCAGCCTAAATCAGATAAATCTATCGTTCGACCAGTACAATTGGGTCAACATTCTCCGCCACATAGTCCAATATGCAGCAATTTGCCCTCAACGCCAGCTCCGCCTCCGCTGGCTGTACTAACGCCGGCACCCACTCCGGTTCAACCTTCTCCTGAACCTGCAGAGCCACCACTACCGCCACCGCAAGCCCCATCACCGGATTATGGTCTCCCATCCCTGAAGCGTAGAGGTCGACCGAAGAAGACAATGGACTTGTCTTTTGATCATGACTCAATGGTGCCTTCACCTCCGACTCTACGACCAGTGAAGAAACGACACTTTGGAACCAACACTATGGAAACCGGTGGTATAAGATCCCAAATCATAACCGTACCCCCACCACAACCGCAAATGGTTAATAAACAGACAATGTGTCAGCCATCAGCAGAAGCACTAGCGATGCAAGCTCGTCGCCCTACGTGTACTGTCGAATTGCAAACCGAAGATTCTCTTGAGAAAAAATATTTCGTACCCGTTCCAGTGCCGATTTACGTTCCTCAACCTATGCACATGTACTCACAGCCATTCCCTGTACCTGTGCCGATTCCTTTACCGATTCCAGTGCCAATTTTCATCCCAACCACTCGCAATACAGCTGCTGGTATTATGAAAGAAATCAAGAAAATCCAAGACAAGATGCCAGCTGATCCATTTGAAGCAGAATTGCTGATGATGGCGGAAATGGTTGCGGATGAAAAGCGAAACGAATCAGATTCGGAACCTGAGGATGCAGTCGAAGATACTTCTGTTGTAGAATATGCCCCCGAAGGTGATGATATCTTCCAGAtggatttgaatatttcaacgGGATATGAGGAGCAACCAAATGTGGATATTGAAACAACTATGCCGGCAAATGCAATACAACAAGTCACCCCTACATTGGAGGGTGTAAATGATTACATGTCGCAGCAGCaacaaatgatgatgatggatccGCAGAG ACGACTCATGCCGGGCAACGTCAATACTCCTCGCAAGCGAGCTGCATCGCCAACCGGTCCACGTGGCCGGCTCTCCAGCACACCACCCCAAAAGCGACATCGAgcacaacagcagcagcaacaacctCAACAGCAACAGCAACTGGTTACACCTCCTTCGGAACCTATTCGTGCAACAGAACCTGCCGAACGACCCGATGCAAATATGTGCTTGAAGTACACATTTGGCGTAAATGCCTGGCGGCAGTGGGTTATGAACAAAAATGCCGATATCGAGAAAAGTACGATTCGACGGAAACCATTCAAAACggagctactgcaattaactgCCGATGAACTCAACTATTCATTGTGCCTTTTCGTGAAGGAAGttcgaaagccaagtggtagtgaATATGCACCGGATACAATCTACTATTTGGTTTTAG GCATTCAGCAATATCTTTATGAAAACGGTCGGATTGACAATATTTTCACAGATCCTTACTATGAAAGGTTCACCGATTGTTTAGATGAGGTCGCACGTAAATTTTCCATTCTCTATAATGATTCAC AATACATTGTGACGCGTGTCGAAGAAGAACATTTGTGGGAATGTAAACAACTGGGAGCACATTCTCCACATGTTCTACTCAGTACTTTGATGTTTTTCAATACGAAGCACTTCAATTTAACA
- the LOC119660099 gene encoding tigger transposable element-derived protein 6-like, with protein MSPNRHVTLSLKQKMQIIKEIKCKEKTKQEVCVKYKCSMSTINRIIQNEKNILENSKMHNLSSKRIRNGACYDVDRAVSIWFDQMRASGAIISTNMILEKSKQFAVTLNKDFNPTTGWLWRWQKREGISLKKIHGEAASADSESANNFINTLFPNLIEGYKSSDIFNADESGLFFKALPVSTLSRKESHNNGFKSSKDRLTLLFICNATGDYKKVIIIGKPKNPRCFKNKIVPLKYYPHQKAWMTREIWESILISLDEEMAKQNRKIILFVDNAASHKRTKILKNINIQYLPANTTSLIQPLDQGIIHSFKAYYRQIIIRKQISAIESGKTIGEFAKSINIFNALHIIKHAWWLVRPLSITRCFQKAKFISECDAAPSAENEQEDITETISDLSGDEFDNYIRCDDNLVCCGQLTDEEIVKEISLEKEDNEDYSGSDAEDEIPSLPNVLNSLTTVRKFLLPQNEFIQELENIEEYSF; from the exons ATGAGTCCTAATAGACACGTAACCTtatctttaaaacaaaagatgCAAATCATTAAGGAAATCAAGTGTAAGGAAAAAACCAAACAGGAAGTGTGTGTCAAATACAAATGCTCAATGTCTACGATCAATAGAATtatccaaaatgaaaaaaacattttagaaaACTCCAAAATGCATAACCTGTCAAGCAAGCGAATTAGAAATGGTGCATGTTACGATGTTGACCGAGCTGTTTCAATTTGGTTTGATCAAATGAGAGCATCGGGTGCAATCATTTCAACAAATATGATTTTGGAAAAATCAAAACAGTTTGCTGTGACATTGAACAAGGATTTTAATCCCACTACCGGCTGGCTGTGGCGTTGGCAGAAACGTGAGGGAATatccttgaaaaaaattcatggaGAAGCTGCATCTGCCGATTCGGAAAGTGCAAATAATTTCATCAACACACTTTTCCCGAATTTGATTGAAGGTTACAAATCATCAGATATATTTAACGCCGACGAGAGTGGTTTGTTTTTTAAAGCTTTACCGGTATCAACCCTAAGCAGAAAAGAAAGTCATAATAATGGATTTAAATCGTCAAAAGATCGTTTAACTTTGCTTTTCATATGTAATGCCACCGGTGATTATAAAAAAGTAATTATCATAggtaaaccgaaaaatccacgctgttttaaaaataaaattgtgccTCTTAAATACTATCCCCACCAAAAAGCGTGGATGACGAGGGAAATCTGGGAAAGTATTCTAATTTCTCTAGACGAGGAGATGGCCAAACAAAACCGTAAGATTATTCTGTTCGTGGATAATGCTGCATCTCACAAAAgaacaaaaattctgaaaaacatTAATATTCAGTATCTACCGGCCAATACTACCTCCTTGATCCAACCATTGGATCAAGGGATAATACACTCTTTTAAAGCGTATTATAGGCAAATTATAATACGAAAACAGATTTCTGCTATTGAAAGTGGAAAGACTATTGGAGAATTTGCGAaatctataaatatttttaatgcatTGCATATAATTAAACATGCTTGGTGGTTAGTCAGACCATTGTCTATAACAAGGTGCTTCCAAAAG GCTAAATTCATTTCCGAATGTGACGCAGCACCATCTGCAGAAAATGAGCAGGAGGATATCACTGAAACCATCAGTGACTTATCAGGGGATGAATTCGACAACTACATCCGTTGTGACGACAATTTGGTGTGCTGTGGACAACTTACAGATGAAGAGATagttaaagaaatttcattggAAAAGGAAGACAATGAAGACTACTCCGGTAGTGATGCAGAGGATGAAATTCCTAGTCTTCCGAATGTGCTAAATTCCCTAACAACCGTCCGAAAGTTTTTATTGCCTCAAAATGAGTTCATACAGGAGCTGGAAAACATTGaggaatattcgttttga